The following proteins are encoded in a genomic region of Cyclonatronum proteinivorum:
- a CDS encoding mechanosensitive ion channel family protein produces MESYLSPEALTDLVVTFGPKLVGAILVLIIGLWITGALTRLVKKSLEKSDTDEALQTFIGSVTNVLLKVLVYITAISILGVPMTSFIAIITASFFAVGLALSGTLQNFAGGVMILLFKPFRVGHFIQAQGHMGTVKEIQVINTVLHTPDNKVIIIPNGGLSTSSLTNFSMMPTRRVDWTFGIAYGDDVDKAYEVLNRLIAADERILKDPAPFIAVKELGDSSVDFVVRAWVNSGDFWGVFFKMNEEVYKTFDKEGLSIPFPQRDVHLYQHKD; encoded by the coding sequence ATGGAAAGCTATTTAAGCCCCGAAGCGCTCACCGATTTAGTTGTTACTTTTGGTCCGAAGCTGGTCGGTGCGATCCTGGTGCTCATTATCGGTTTGTGGATTACCGGAGCGCTGACCCGCCTGGTAAAGAAATCTCTGGAAAAGAGTGATACCGATGAAGCCCTGCAGACATTTATTGGTAGTGTAACCAATGTTCTTCTGAAAGTATTGGTCTATATAACTGCCATCTCTATTCTTGGCGTACCAATGACCTCGTTCATTGCCATCATTACGGCTTCCTTTTTTGCCGTTGGTCTTGCGCTATCCGGTACCCTACAGAATTTTGCCGGTGGCGTTATGATCCTGCTTTTCAAGCCCTTTAGAGTAGGTCACTTTATTCAGGCGCAGGGACACATGGGTACGGTGAAGGAAATTCAGGTTATCAACACTGTGCTGCACACGCCGGATAACAAAGTTATCATCATTCCCAACGGCGGTCTTTCAACAAGCTCACTCACCAATTTCTCAATGATGCCAACCCGCAGGGTTGACTGGACATTCGGCATTGCTTACGGCGATGACGTTGACAAAGCCTATGAAGTCCTTAACCGCCTCATTGCAGCCGATGAGCGGATTCTCAAAGATCCCGCACCTTTCATTGCTGTTAAGGAACTTGGTGACAGCTCCGTCGATTTTGTGGTGCGTGCATGGGTGAATTCAGGCGATTTCTGGGGCGTATTTTTTAAGATGAATGAAGAAGTGTACAAAACCTTTGACAAGGAAGGCCTCAGCATTCCGTTTCCGCAGCGCGATGTGCACCTGTATCAGCACAAGGACTAA
- a CDS encoding arsenosugar biosynthesis-associated peroxidase-like protein, whose amino-acid sequence MEKTYYDPKDLKKFGDIADFEPELAQKFFDYYGSVFEEGELSAREKALIALAVAHTVQCPYCIDAYTEASLEKGANEAQMMEAVHVACAIRGGASLVHGVQMMNKAKKLGM is encoded by the coding sequence ATGGAAAAAACTTATTACGACCCCAAAGACCTCAAGAAATTCGGTGATATCGCGGATTTTGAACCAGAACTCGCCCAGAAGTTTTTTGATTATTACGGCTCAGTATTCGAAGAAGGGGAGCTTAGCGCCCGCGAAAAAGCCCTGATTGCACTCGCCGTAGCCCACACAGTTCAGTGCCCCTACTGCATTGACGCCTACACGGAAGCCTCGCTCGAAAAGGGCGCCAACGAAGCCCAAATGATGGAAGCGGTGCACGTAGCCTGCGCCATTCGCGGGGGCGCCTCGCTGGTTCACGGCGTGCAAATGATGAACAAAGCCAAAAAACTGGGTATGTAG
- a CDS encoding SDR family NAD(P)-dependent oxidoreductase: protein MSMKTYYNNTIALITGASSGIGREMALQLAALGSKPVLVARRKDRLEQLADEIKTKFGIESLILASDLSKPHAAAALYSAVQEAGLKPDILINNAGFGFQGGFLKGDARTYHEMTMLNMTALTELTYFFLPAMVEQKKGGILNVASMAGFAPIPYFAVYAATKSYVNSFGCALWHEMKDCGVHVTTLCPGPVQTEFFEVSGAKPQDLPVRNIQTAREVSETGLKALSKNEMLVPTSTTLKVMSKISALVPLKANMSTAASFMKDT from the coding sequence ATGAGCATGAAAACTTACTACAACAACACAATAGCCCTCATCACAGGGGCATCTTCCGGTATTGGCCGGGAAATGGCCCTTCAGCTTGCAGCATTGGGAAGCAAGCCCGTTTTGGTTGCCCGCCGCAAAGACCGTCTCGAGCAACTTGCCGACGAGATCAAAACCAAGTTCGGTATTGAATCCCTCATTTTAGCCAGTGATCTCTCCAAGCCTCATGCAGCCGCAGCCCTGTACAGCGCGGTGCAGGAAGCCGGTCTGAAGCCTGACATTCTTATCAACAATGCCGGATTTGGATTTCAGGGCGGATTCCTGAAAGGCGACGCCCGCACCTATCATGAGATGACCATGCTCAATATGACCGCCCTCACTGAACTCACCTATTTCTTTCTGCCGGCTATGGTTGAACAGAAAAAAGGCGGCATATTAAATGTAGCCTCCATGGCCGGTTTCGCGCCCATCCCCTACTTTGCAGTATATGCGGCAACCAAAAGCTATGTAAACAGTTTCGGATGTGCACTTTGGCATGAAATGAAAGATTGCGGCGTACACGTAACTACCCTTTGCCCCGGCCCGGTACAAACAGAGTTTTTTGAAGTTTCCGGGGCTAAACCTCAGGACCTGCCCGTGCGAAACATACAAACCGCACGGGAAGTAAGCGAAACCGGGCTGAAGGCACTTTCCAAAAATGAGATGCTGGTGCCGACTTCAACGACCTTAAAAGTTATGAGCAAAATCAGCGCCCTCGTACCTCTTAAAGCCAATATGAGCACTGCCGCTTCCTTTATGAAAGACACCTAA
- a CDS encoding DUF349 domain-containing protein — protein sequence MQTDATNSNNALFENDYCLVSAEGNFILKTNSFFEARTLETGITAENAAEKAAHYAEAFSRFADELREKINALPALLSTEEAEKAKAELKGVLETAQAAGDFDELFATLSTAIEAKQVAPGSDEEKAAAAVTEAPETVEAEAETPAEAEEAAEAQPEAETPSDQTPAASADKKTETGTGTEPQAETESDADESGEVTPEQYYKNLTAKAAALSEIKNTKEASAQYDKLKEEWSAGPAFDHVDYYKLKDKFEAVEKELETRRLEYQKQQQQKRENNLKYRDELLDRIQKIIDSKKWKASGEVNSLKRKFENVKPLPQEGTDVQEARMQELSDTFEAHRVEYIVEMRKKEEENEQGKRLILDKMKLLISGAAEGTPDWDKLDGEMNQLTKDWRKIGRVAKEVEDQLWKEYHQLRDQLIETRLERDAAYREQTEANIRKREALIEKAQALTSAESLAEASREINQLHKKWKQIGATPQKKHDELWDAFKQATDAFNAHRSENSDQIAEEENKNLEAREQLIKQIEKLIEDGAWKGSTKAAEKIFEQWKAIGPVPRRKSNSTWRTFRKLIDTYYKNRREHFKSVRSDQKDNLAQKQEIVDKITTLAEAEDIEAALEEVKQLQEAYKEIGFVPIKQKDKIWDAYRKACDIFFNQLRERGSKGAARSSGNTGGGRSSAPVSETRKITNDLFRLRKEAEEIRNQILNYADTKTYFKPNKKGQKLIDEIQNNIDQAQQKLDQKEAQILELQNRLNDLESGTAE from the coding sequence ATGCAGACTGACGCGACCAATTCGAATAACGCCCTGTTCGAAAATGATTATTGCCTCGTTTCCGCTGAAGGCAACTTTATCCTCAAAACCAATTCTTTTTTCGAAGCAAGAACGCTTGAAACCGGCATTACAGCTGAAAACGCTGCCGAAAAGGCAGCCCATTACGCTGAAGCCTTTTCCCGTTTTGCGGATGAGTTACGTGAGAAAATAAACGCGCTTCCCGCACTTCTGAGCACTGAAGAAGCTGAGAAAGCCAAAGCAGAGCTCAAAGGTGTTCTTGAAACCGCACAGGCAGCCGGTGATTTTGACGAACTTTTCGCCACCCTATCCACCGCTATCGAAGCAAAGCAGGTCGCGCCCGGTTCAGATGAAGAAAAAGCAGCTGCAGCTGTAACCGAAGCGCCCGAAACAGTGGAAGCAGAAGCAGAAACGCCAGCCGAAGCCGAAGAAGCTGCCGAAGCACAGCCTGAAGCTGAAACGCCATCAGATCAAACTCCCGCTGCCTCAGCAGATAAAAAAACCGAGACCGGGACCGGGACCGAGCCGCAGGCAGAAACCGAATCTGACGCAGATGAATCCGGGGAAGTTACTCCTGAGCAGTATTACAAGAACCTGACGGCCAAGGCCGCGGCGCTTTCCGAAATTAAGAATACCAAGGAAGCCTCCGCACAATATGATAAGCTGAAAGAAGAGTGGTCAGCAGGTCCGGCTTTCGACCACGTTGACTACTACAAGCTCAAGGATAAATTTGAAGCAGTCGAAAAAGAGCTTGAAACCCGCCGCCTTGAGTATCAGAAGCAGCAGCAGCAGAAGCGCGAAAACAACCTGAAGTACCGCGATGAGCTTTTAGACCGGATTCAGAAAATCATCGACAGTAAAAAGTGGAAAGCTTCCGGCGAAGTCAACAGCCTGAAACGTAAGTTCGAGAACGTAAAGCCGCTGCCGCAGGAAGGTACCGACGTACAGGAAGCGCGCATGCAGGAGCTCAGCGATACCTTCGAAGCCCATCGCGTTGAGTACATCGTTGAAATGCGCAAAAAAGAAGAAGAAAACGAGCAGGGTAAGCGACTCATTCTCGACAAGATGAAGCTTCTCATTTCCGGTGCAGCCGAAGGCACGCCCGACTGGGATAAGCTCGATGGCGAAATGAATCAGCTCACCAAAGACTGGCGCAAAATCGGCCGGGTGGCCAAAGAAGTAGAAGATCAGCTGTGGAAAGAATACCATCAGCTGCGCGATCAGCTCATCGAAACCCGCCTCGAACGCGACGCGGCCTACCGCGAACAAACCGAAGCGAATATCCGCAAGCGCGAAGCCCTGATCGAAAAAGCGCAGGCCCTTACAAGTGCTGAAAGCCTTGCCGAAGCCTCCCGTGAAATCAATCAGCTCCACAAAAAATGGAAGCAAATCGGCGCAACACCTCAGAAAAAGCACGACGAGCTCTGGGACGCCTTCAAACAGGCAACCGACGCTTTCAATGCGCACCGTTCTGAAAACAGCGATCAAATTGCCGAAGAAGAGAACAAAAATCTCGAAGCCCGCGAACAGCTCATTAAGCAGATTGAAAAGCTCATTGAAGACGGTGCCTGGAAAGGCAGCACCAAAGCCGCCGAAAAAATCTTTGAGCAGTGGAAAGCCATTGGCCCCGTGCCGCGCCGTAAGTCTAACTCAACCTGGCGCACTTTCCGCAAGCTGATTGATACCTACTACAAAAACCGCCGCGAGCACTTCAAGAGCGTCCGCTCCGATCAGAAAGACAACCTCGCGCAAAAGCAGGAAATCGTAGATAAAATCACAACGCTTGCCGAAGCGGAAGACATCGAAGCCGCTCTCGAAGAAGTAAAACAGCTTCAGGAAGCCTACAAAGAAATCGGCTTTGTCCCCATCAAGCAAAAAGACAAAATCTGGGACGCTTACCGCAAAGCCTGCGATATTTTCTTCAATCAGCTCCGGGAGCGGGGCTCCAAAGGGGCAGCACGCAGCTCCGGTAACACCGGCGGCGGCAGAAGCAGCGCACCCGTTTCAGAGACCCGCAAGATCACCAACGACTTGTTCCGCCTGCGGAAAGAAGCCGAAGAAATCCGCAACCAGATCCTGAATTACGCGGATACAAAAACCTACTTCAAG